ACGGTCACGACATAAACTCCTGCCACTTGCCACGAGTGCTCGGCCACAAATCCCGTGCTTGAAGTATTGTCACCCCAGTCAAAATGCACCTCACTCACCGACCCGTCAGGATCGGTAGAAGCCATGGCATCAAAGAGCACCACTTCGTCTTCAAGAGGCTGATCGGAACTCCAGGTTAGGTTTAAAATAGGAGGCTGATTAGAGCCTTCGCCATAAATGCTCACTTTTACGAATGAGCCTGGAAAGCCTTTAAGCTTTAAAGACAAAGTGGATTTATCCTCAGTGAGGTCAATTGGGATTCGAACTTCCTGAGTGGTGATGTTGAGACTTCCCGGAGTTAGGATCAAATTCTGATTGAGCCACACATGGCCCGCGTGAACGCGTGTAAACAGAGTTTTAAAGGCTGCAAGCCCTTGTTTGATTCGGCAAACAAGCGAAACTAAGCTTCGCTCTTTCGGACAAGAACCTAATTCAACCGGAAGACCGTTTTCAATAACAAGGAGATACCCCCCCCCTGGCTAGATCAAGGCTTTGCGTTTGAGTGTGAGGCTTGAAGATGCGGCCATGGAAAGTTTCAGGGCCCCAGACGAGATCGAGATCTTCCGGTGCCTCTTGGTTATGCGAATCACTAGGTGGCTGAACGACCGATGGGCCATGCTTAAACCAGTGGCCCATCTTGGCGTAGGAAACCTCTGGCCCAAAGAACCCAAAAGCCAAGAGCACAAAAAAGGCTCTGAAAGTAATTGAAGTAACAACAAACCACCAACTACTGCTACGACCGCAAGCTCTCTCAACTCCAAACGCCATGACTTCTCCCTTTTTATCCCGTCAACGTGCCACTTTAAAACACGGGAAGTCGTTCTTATTTTGTGAAGACTTGATGATAACCTAACAAACCTTGTTGACCTATCACCCGCCAAAACGAGGGTCGTGCAAATCAAGGACTTAGAGGCCAAAATCAAGGAGGGAAAATCGAGAAAATCCGCATTGGTTCAGGCTTTGGTGGAAAATTAAGGATTATTCATAAGAGTGTTTCAGACTTGGAACATGCTGTTTTCTTCAGGGCCAGAATTCCTGGCCAACTTTGATTGAGATCACTCTTTTTCGGGTCCAAGCCAGGATAATACCCTCGCTATGTTGCGAGGGTGAGCTTGTAGATCGAGGCCCCTAGATGATCGGCAAGATCAAGAAGCTTGAGATCTTCGATCCCTTCGATTCTCAAAATTGCCTGACATTCCCGAAGAGAACCAAGGGCAATCGAGTAAAACCGCCGCTTGTCTTTTGGACTTGGCTTGCCACTCCCTTCGGCGAGATTCAGCGCAACGGATGAAGATGCCCGGAGCACCTGATCCCGCAGATGAATCGGCGTCTTCAACAGCTTTACCTGCTGGCAAAACTCCACCGCCAAATCCAATGATCTAAATCTGTATTCGCATTTCTTCTGAGTCATTTTAACTTCCTTTGTAAAGTGTGTTGGCCATCACCCCAAGGTGGGCCAACCACTGCGACAAAGGAACAAGTCCTGTGAACGTTACCCGTAACCAGTAAACGTGACAGTGACAGCCTCCGAATCCGTGACTGTAAACCGACACACACACGGAAACGTTTACGGGATTCAGATCACGGGTTACGGAAAATGGTGGGCCAACCACTGCAACAAAGGAAAACGGATCACGGCCCGGACACGGGAACTGTCGCAGAAACGCTAACAGGTTACGGTTTACTGGTTACGGAAAAAGTGGACCAACGAACGCAACAACGGAGAGAACTTTCGTTCGCGTAACCCGTAACCAGTAACCCGTTCACGGTGCCGTGACAGTTTACCGTCTCCGTCCCTGTAAACGGTGCCGTCCACATAAACGGAAACCGGCACGGAAACGTTTACGGATTACGGATTACGGAACACGGGTTACTGAAAAAACTTGTCCATTGGAGCGAGAGAAAGTCCATTCAACGCAGTAGATATCCAAACATGAGGCCGCTCAAAAGGGTCCAGATACGAGGCGGAGGCCTCTTCCTCGAATGAAGCTAGAGGACTGGTCAAAAAGGTCCGAAAACAAGGCGAATGGACTTGAGCGAGCGGAGGTGTGCTCATGTGTACATTGGAGCGAGAGAAAGTCCATTCAACGCAGTAGGCGGGCCTTTTTCACCAGTCCTCTCAGTTGCAGGCGTCGGCATGGCCACAATTGGGACACCTAAAACACCCCCCCTGCACCAAAGCCTCATGCCCACAATGTGAACACTTCAACGTCGATCCATTCTGATCTTTTTTGGCCACGCTTAACGGCTGCACGAGTTTACTGCCATCACGGTAAATGGAAATAGATTTAAGTCCCATCTGCCAGGCCTTGATGAGCAACTCACCAATGTCCTTGGTGGTGGCGGACTCCGGGAGATTAATTGTTTTGGAAATAGCACCACTCACAAAGGGCTGAACTTCGGCCATCACTTCAAGATGGGCTTCAGGACGGATGGTGCGCTTGGCTTTGCCAGTGGGAACCGCACAGTCAAATACGGGTAGGTGTTCGGGCTTGAGATGAGGAGCCCCTTCCAAGTGACCATGCTGAATCACGTACTGAAGCAACTCTTCGCGAATGTCGGGGCCGTATCCCAGCCGCTTAAGAGCCGCATCGACTGCACTGTTGACTTGAGTCACCACTCCACCACCGGCCATCTTTTTGTTTTTGACGAGAGCGAACTCCGGCTCAATCCCGGTGGTTTCACAGTCCATAAAAAGGCCAATGGTTCCTGTAGGCGCAATGGCAGTAAGTTGAGCGTGACGGAACCCGTGAACTTTACCGTCGTCCATGGCCTGTTGGTAGATCTGCACCAGATCACCTTTGAGTTCTTCGGGAAACCCGGGTGACTCTACTAATCGCTGGGCACTGGCATGTTGCTGAGCCAACACCAGTTCGTAGGACTCATGATTAGCTTTGTATGCCGCAAAGGAGCCTTTTATTTGTGCTAACTCGCAACTGGTTTTAAGCGCTTCTGCTTGCATCCAGGCACTGAGACCTGCGGCCCAGGCGCGGCCCACTTGGGAATCATAGGGAAGTCCCATGCGCAAAAGAAGACCTCCCAAATTGGCAAAGCCAAGCCCTAATGGTCTAAAGCGATGACTGTTCACTGCCACATCTTCCGTGGGGTAGCTCGAATAAGAAACCAAAACCTCTTGGGCTGTCACCAACAGGCGAATGGCCCGGCGAAAAGAGGTTAAATCAAATTCGCCGGTGGATTCATTCAAGAATCGAGCAAGATTGAGGGATGCCAAATTGCAGGCCGTATCGTCTAAGAACATAAACTCAGAGCAGGGATTGCTGGCGCGAATAGGACCACTGGAACGACATGTGTGCGCCCTTTGGATGGCTGACTCAAACTGCAGACCGGGATCAGCACAGTGCCAAATGGATTCCAAAATAGCCTGCCACAGAGTTTGCGCCTGATAGGTTTGAATGTCTTTACCACTGGTGCGGGCCTTCGTCGTCCACTCACCGCTGGCAAGAACAGCCTCCATGAACTCATCGGGAATGCGCAGACTGTTGTTGGAGTTTTGTCCACTGATGGTGCGCAGGATCTCACCGTCGATGCCGCCCGAATATCCCGCCTTCATTAACACTCGGGCTTTTTCCTCTTCCCGATACTTCCAGTTAATAAAATCTAGAACTTCGGGATGATCCATATCCAGGCAGACCATCTTGGCGGCCCGACGAGTGATCCCACCCGATTTGGTGGCGGCCGCTCCTTTGTCCAAGACTTCGAGAAAGGCCAATAGGCCTGAGCTGTGCCCCCCGCCCGAGATATTTTCTTGTTTTCCTCTGAGCGGAGAAAAGTTGGTTCCACTGCCGGAGCCAAATTTAAAAATGCGGGCTTCTTTGAGAGCCAGCTCAAAGATACTGGTCAGGTTGTCCTCAATCTTGAGAATAAAACAAGCTGAGCACTGGGGGTACTCATAAGCCCCTTTGGTTTTGACGACTTGGTAATTATCCTCATCCCACCGCCACCCGGTCATATCACCTTGGATTTTGTAACGGGCAAAGAGCCCGCAGTTAAACCACACCGGACTGTTAAATGCGGCGTACTGGCGAATCAACAAGTAGCGAAGTTCATCAAGAAAGGTGTGCTGATCCGCCACCGCGGCAAAGACACCCTGCTGTTCCCCTTGCTCCGCAATGGTAAGCATCACCCGATCAATGAGCTGGCGCAGGGAGGTCTCACGCCCCTTAGGGCCTGGCACATCTTGGCGGCGAAAGTATTTTGAAGCGGCAATATCGAGAGCACTTTGACTCCAAAAGGAGGGCGCTTCCACATCCTCTTGGACAAAAATCTCCTGACCGTCCTGATTGAGAATCACGCATTTGCGAGGAACCCAGGGGATTCCCTCATAGGGGCCCGGGCCGGCTTGGGTCCACCTCCGCTGAAATTTCATTCCGTTTTGCCCCATTCACTCCCCAAAATCCCATTGTATTGTTTGCCACCGGAAGTCCTCAATGACATATTGCTTCTTTAGTTGAATTTTCCCTCTTAGACCAGGAACTTGGACTTAAAGCCAATTCACACATCAGAGAGTAACGAAAGCCGGACCATGGAAAAGCCGATCTATTTTGACTACAATGCCACCACTCCCCTGCTACCTGAGATATTTGAGCAGATGAAACCCTACTTTTGTGAGGAGTTTGGCAACTCTTCCAGTCTGAGCCACCCCTACGGTTGGGCGGCCAAGATGGCGGTGGACAAAGCCCGCAAACAAATGGCCAAGGCGATTGGCGCAAAATCAAAAGAGATCTATTTCACCAGTGGTGCGACCGAAAGCAACAACCTAGCCATTCTTGGTGTGGCCATGAAGGCCAATGGGAAGCCGCCCCATTTGGTCACCACGAATATTGAGCACAAAGCGGTCTTGGAAGTTTGCCAATTGGCGGTCAAACGCTTTGGGGCTGAACTGACCATTGTGGAAGCGGACAAGTATGGCCAGGTCTCACTGGCTGCAATCCAAAAGGCCGTCAAACCCAACACTCGCTTGATTTCGGTGATGATGGCGAACAATGAGATCGGCACCATCAATCCGATCAGCGAAATTGGCACCTGGGCAAAAAGCCAAGATATCTTGTTTCACACCGACTGTGCCCAATCCTTTGGCAAAGTGGCTTTGGATGTGGAGAGCATGAGCATCGATCTGCTTAGTATTTCCGGGCACAAGATCTACGGACCAAAGGGCATTGGCGTTCTTTATGTGCGCTCGGAAAACCCCACAGTGGAGTTGATTCCAATCATGACAGGTGGATCTCAAGAATCCAGCCTGCGACCCGGAACACTGAATGTCCCGGGAATTGTCGGCATGGGAGCCGCTGCTGAGTTCGCCATGCAGGATCTTGAGGTGGAAAAACAACGTCTGACTCAACTGCGCGATCGACTGATCCAACTGGTCTTGTCGGAAGTTCCCAATGCCTCTCTCAATGGTCACCCCTCGGAACGCCTGTGCAACAATGCAAGCTTTAGCTTGAAGGATCTTTCTTCAGATATGTTCGCATTAGGGCTAAGTGGATTAGCCTTGAGTTCCAGCTCTGCCTGTACCTCTGGTTCTCCCATCCCCAGTCATGTGCTGAAGGCCTTGGGTCACGGTGACGAGCTGGCCCGCTCCACCCTACGGTTTGGATTGGGACGTCTAACCACCGAAAAAGACATTGAAATTGCAGCCACCAAGGTGATCGTCATGGCGCGCAAAAATCGTGAGATGACCATCAATTAAGGGACTCCCCACCCCTAAGTAATATGTGCTATAATAGGGCGTATTTCAATTGTGACGGGAGAGACTGGGACCATGATTTCTTTGACTGAAACTGCTGCAAAAAAAATTGGCCAACTTCGTAGTGAAGAAGGGGCTTCACCTGAGTCCATGCTCAGGGTTTTTGTCAAAAAAGGCGGCTGTTCCGGCTTTTCTTATGAGTTGAAGTTTGATGACACTTCCCAAGACGGAGACAAGGTCTTTGAAAACCACAATGAAAAAGTGGTGGTGGATGGCCAAAGTCTTTTGTACTTGATCGGCATGACTCTCGACTACGAAGGAGGCCTCAACGGCCAGGGCTTTGTTTTTTCCAATCCCAACGCCACCAAAACCTGCGGCTGTGGCTCCTCATTTGGGGTTTGATTCTTATTTCATATAGTCGCTGATGGTGGCGGCAAAGACCGAGGGGAAGCCGATAATGAGCACCCGTCTGAGGGCCACTTCTGGGTGATCCAAAAAAGGCAGTTTGTCGATCAACAAGAGAATCAATGCCACACTAAACAGGGTGATGAGATAAGTCGCGGCCACGCGCTTAACAAACTCAATCACGTTACCTTTAAGTCGAAAGCGATAAAAATTCAAATAGATAAACATAGTCACTGTGATGACTGAAAAACCTGACAAAAGAATTACATTGAATTGCTTAAGATCGACGCTTAAATTCCACACCTCTTCGGTAAAACAAAGTGGCGAGGCAATCAGCAAGGCGCCCACAAAAATCTGCAAAACGTCCCTCGGCTTAAGCTCCACCATCAAGGGATTGACCACTTGGGAGATGGGCTTTCCCGAAGCATCAAAAAAAGTAACGAACTCTTTTAAGTAACCGTTCACTCGTTTGATCTCGGTCTTAAGGCTTTCCATGAACCCAGTCTATCAACAGCCGATGGAAAGCTCCAGGAACTTTTAAGTTCTTACCGCACCTCCCTAAAAGGGAAAATACTCCACCTTGATTTCATGAAGTTGGCGTGGAGAGAGATCACGCAGTAGGTAAAGAGTCTGATGGTCCGGTTCCAACCGAAAGTCTAACTCACCCAATCCCACGCCATCAACCCACACATTGGTGACTCTCTCCACCGCCGAAGACAACTTTAAGGTTAAATTAGAAATCACACGAGCATCCTGGACCAGCTCCTTCATCGCCGCTGACCAGTCGTCGCGCTTGGCATGAACAGCCACACCACCTGTTTCGCGGATCAGTGGAAGGTAGGCGTAGTCGTTAAACCCCTCAGAATTAATATAGGCTTCTTCATCAGACTTGGGAATGCCGCCGACCACCTTTAAACCATCCAAATGCCGGTCTCCCACCTTGGGCACCGGTACCACGCCACTAAACTTGACGGAAGCAATCCCCGGACTGTTTTCCTTAATCTTGTTAGTGATCTCAGCCAAACTTAAGGGGCTTGATGGGTTGTTGGTCTTGCCATAATAGTTGGCAACACCTGGCGCGTGAGTGTCCGAAACAAACAATATCAGCACCAACGATTCGGGTCGGAATAAAGCCAGGTGTTGCCGATTATAATTTTCGATCAACTGATAAAGACTCCAAACCCCTTCTTCGACCCCGGTACAGTAGAGAGGAGTCTGCATGGCACCTGAAAGGCAGGCTTGGCCCGAGCCACTTTTTTGCTGGGGATCAAACCAACTTTGAGCACAGACCTCGACCGGGAAGTTCTGTTTACCATTTTCGTCGGGATCATAAGCGCTTACATCAAGACTCATGTAACTCGCTACCCTTGAAAGATTCACGAGATTGAGAAATCCTGGAACTCCAATTGAGTATTGGGTATAGGGTTTATCAAATTGGATCTGGTCTCCCACCATTTGGGCCGGAGACATATAGGTCACACCCATCTTTGTGTTGTCAGGGAACTCCACGGACGACAGGGAGAGAATACCCGCTTCCACATTAGCAAGAATTGTCTTCATGGAGCAGGAATCATCTAAGACAAACAGAACATCAACTGATTCAGCATTATATTGATGATAAAAGATTTCGACTTCGCGGCTGCGATTGAAGTCCACCTTGTCGCAGCTCGTGGCACCGATAACCGCCAACATTAACAGTGAAAACCACAGAACAAAGATAACCAGTCGTGTGGTCTTCGACTGTAAGGGCCAGCGCTCCGCAAGCGTCGGCCCTGCCTGAGGACTCTCCTCAAGCGGCAAGTTTTTGTCGCACATTTACCCTTCTCCCTTCCTAATTTGGAATTGGAAAAAGGGGATCAATCAAATTGTTTCGATGTTGCTTGAATTTCCCAACTGCATCTCGCTGATCCCCAACCCAGGCAGGTGACAGCGTTTCTCATATTCCACACCGTAGTCATGTCTACAGCAAGGTCGATGCCAGGAATCAACTGGCGAGATCCCCGGCAGACGACGACACAAATGACAGGTGTCAAAGGAGTAGGTGATTTCAGGAATCAAGCAAATATTTTCTTATCCCTGGTCAAAGAACCACGCGGCAGCCGGCTTTTGGTAGCGGAACGGAGGGCGCATCCAATCCCGCATCACGCAAAAGTATCAGGCCCTTAATATATAGAGGTAACGATTTATTGGCGTAGCGAGAGATGACTTCCCGGCCATCAGCTCTTTCCACTGTTTCGACCGCATCAATATAATCCCCACGCGGGGCTTTTTCTAAGGCCGTCATTAGCACACCTAGGACCCACAAGAGTTTGTTTCTCTCCAAACTCCAGTGCCTGCTACTAGGAGGCTGAAACTCCCCTTTACCTAACTCAGCCGCCGAATTCACAAAGTCGAAGGTCTCCTGAAGCCACAGCATGTTTTTTTCCTGCGCATGAGGAAGAAAGCGATAGATGTCGTCCACCATTATTGTCCGCAACAAATTGATGATGGGATCTATGCGGACCATGTCCTTTTTGAATCTATCCGGAAAGCGGGCTTCTTCTGGGGCATCTGGTACAGACACCAAGTCCGCCTTGGACTTGATTCTAAAGGCGATGTCCACAGCCCTGCGCCCATCCGGCAGGCGGATCTGCTCCATGGCCTCCATCAATCGTCCTTCGCTAGCTCCGGAATAAAAGGACTGACGGAAACCGGGATGCTTGTCCAAAAACTGTAAGACCTGACCCGCCCAATCGGCGACACGAAAGTAGCCCTCTTGGGTATGAATGTAAGTTCCATGGCGATCACCAAGAATGGGTTTCTCCACGGCATAGAGCAAAGTCCAGTCCAAATCCCACACCACATCAACCACCTCAGCTTGCTGAGCCAGGATTGACTGAGTACAAAGACTCGACAGAAAGCTGAAAAGAATTGCCAAAAAAAAGATTCGCATTAGGTCGGACTAATCCTTTGCCGACTGCCCAAGTCGTCGCTCGATCCTATCAATCAAGGACTGATTTTTTTCCTTAAGCCCAATAATTTCGACGTCCATTCTCCCTTGAGCAATTTCTCGAAACTCATCCCCAATCGCCCCGGCCAGGACCTCAAGAACCAGACTATGGGGGATTTGTCGTTCTTCTATAAGAGAGCGAAGATAGGATCTCACGATAGGAAACTGGGTGTAATCGTTTTCGCTTTGCCACTCCTGGAAGGAATAATTGTCAAATTTCAGGTTCTTGTGGAAAGTTCGGTTCTTGAAAATCTCTTCTTCCGTTCCTCCCTCTGGCACCTGCAGGCGGTCTCCCTTTTCAATCCGAAGCTTCCTTGAGGTCTCTTCCATGATGGACCAACTTCCCATAACCAAGGCCCCC
This is a stretch of genomic DNA from Pseudobdellovibrionaceae bacterium. It encodes these proteins:
- a CDS encoding vitamin B12-dependent ribonucleotide reductase; the protein is MKFQRRWTQAGPGPYEGIPWVPRKCVILNQDGQEIFVQEDVEAPSFWSQSALDIAASKYFRRQDVPGPKGRETSLRQLIDRVMLTIAEQGEQQGVFAAVADQHTFLDELRYLLIRQYAAFNSPVWFNCGLFARYKIQGDMTGWRWDEDNYQVVKTKGAYEYPQCSACFILKIEDNLTSIFELALKEARIFKFGSGSGTNFSPLRGKQENISGGGHSSGLLAFLEVLDKGAAATKSGGITRRAAKMVCLDMDHPEVLDFINWKYREEEKARVLMKAGYSGGIDGEILRTISGQNSNNSLRIPDEFMEAVLASGEWTTKARTSGKDIQTYQAQTLWQAILESIWHCADPGLQFESAIQRAHTCRSSGPIRASNPCSEFMFLDDTACNLASLNLARFLNESTGEFDLTSFRRAIRLLVTAQEVLVSYSSYPTEDVAVNSHRFRPLGLGFANLGGLLLRMGLPYDSQVGRAWAAGLSAWMQAEALKTSCELAQIKGSFAAYKANHESYELVLAQQHASAQRLVESPGFPEELKGDLVQIYQQAMDDGKVHGFRHAQLTAIAPTGTIGLFMDCETTGIEPEFALVKNKKMAGGGVVTQVNSAVDAALKRLGYGPDIREELLQYVIQHGHLEGAPHLKPEHLPVFDCAVPTGKAKRTIRPEAHLEVMAEVQPFVSGAISKTINLPESATTKDIGELLIKAWQMGLKSISIYRDGSKLVQPLSVAKKDQNGSTLKCSHCGHEALVQGGCFRCPNCGHADACN
- the erpA gene encoding iron-sulfur cluster insertion protein ErpA; this encodes MISLTETAAKKIGQLRSEEGASPESMLRVFVKKGGCSGFSYELKFDDTSQDGDKVFENHNEKVVVDGQSLLYLIGMTLDYEGGLNGQGFVFSNPNATKTCGCGSSFGV
- a CDS encoding four helix bundle protein, producing MTQKKCEYRFRSLDLAVEFCQQVKLLKTPIHLRDQVLRASSSVALNLAEGSGKPSPKDKRRFYSIALGSLRECQAILRIEGIEDLKLLDLADHLGASIYKLTLAT
- a CDS encoding cysteine desulfurase, whose translation is MEKPIYFDYNATTPLLPEIFEQMKPYFCEEFGNSSSLSHPYGWAAKMAVDKARKQMAKAIGAKSKEIYFTSGATESNNLAILGVAMKANGKPPHLVTTNIEHKAVLEVCQLAVKRFGAELTIVEADKYGQVSLAAIQKAVKPNTRLISVMMANNEIGTINPISEIGTWAKSQDILFHTDCAQSFGKVALDVESMSIDLLSISGHKIYGPKGIGVLYVRSENPTVELIPIMTGGSQESSLRPGTLNVPGIVGMGAAAEFAMQDLEVEKQRLTQLRDRLIQLVLSEVPNASLNGHPSERLCNNASFSLKDLSSDMFALGLSGLALSSSSACTSGSPIPSHVLKALGHGDELARSTLRFGLGRLTTEKDIEIAATKVIVMARKNREMTIN
- a CDS encoding DUF2391 family protein; translation: MESLKTEIKRVNGYLKEFVTFFDASGKPISQVVNPLMVELKPRDVLQIFVGALLIASPLCFTEEVWNLSVDLKQFNVILLSGFSVITVTMFIYLNFYRFRLKGNVIEFVKRVAATYLITLFSVALILLLIDKLPFLDHPEVALRRVLIIGFPSVFAATISDYMK